One Deinococcus grandis DNA window includes the following coding sequences:
- a CDS encoding SDR family NAD(P)-dependent oxidoreductase, producing MTQPAPSHPTARPVVLLTGASSGIGRATATELASLGYALVIAARRADDLHALARQLDPSSTRVLAVPTDVTDDASRRALIAAAHAHFGHIDVLINNAGVTIEKGWWWDDTDPLRVLRVNVEAPIELTRLVLPEFQARGSGHILNIGSVAGRAATNGMYSASKFGIRGFSLALRRELLGTGVHVSLVAPGFVKSEMTASARLPMPGPEVVARAVARVLLQPKAETIVPRLYRPLVWLEGLFPALGDAVVQKLIYRRYDHSSDTNR from the coding sequence ATGACCCAGCCTGCCCCCAGCCACCCCACCGCGCGGCCCGTCGTGCTCCTGACCGGGGCGTCCAGCGGGATCGGCCGGGCCACCGCCACGGAACTCGCCAGCCTGGGCTACGCGCTGGTGATCGCCGCCCGCCGCGCCGACGACCTGCACGCCCTGGCGCGGCAACTGGACCCCAGTAGTACCCGCGTGCTGGCCGTCCCCACCGACGTCACCGACGACGCCTCGCGCCGCGCGCTCATCGCGGCGGCCCACGCGCACTTCGGGCACATCGACGTCCTGATCAACAACGCGGGCGTGACCATCGAGAAGGGTTGGTGGTGGGACGACACCGACCCCCTGCGCGTCCTGCGCGTGAACGTGGAAGCCCCCATCGAACTGACGCGGCTGGTCCTGCCGGAATTTCAGGCGCGTGGCAGCGGCCACATCCTGAACATCGGGTCCGTCGCCGGACGCGCCGCGACGAACGGCATGTACTCCGCCAGCAAGTTCGGCATTCGCGGCTTCAGCCTCGCGCTGCGGCGCGAACTGCTCGGCACCGGCGTGCACGTCAGTCTGGTCGCCCCCGGCTTCGTGAAAAGCGAGATGACCGCCAGCGCCCGCCTCCCCATGCCCGGCCCCGAGGTGGTCGCCCGCGCCGTGGCCCGCGTCCTGCTGCAACCGAAAGCCGAGACCATCGTCCCGCGCCTGTACCGCCCCCTCGTATGGCTGGAAGGCCTGTTCCCCGCACTGGGCGACGCGGTCGTGCAGAAACTCATCTACCGCCGCTACGACCACAGCAGCGACACGAACCGCTGA
- a CDS encoding S8 family serine peptidase yields the protein MIRRHLPHALLGGLLLGSALAATSIPSLPPSPGLPAPVSPAPLEEIPPLSPLTPAPRPVTPAPPTVQAVTPGDPLFPQQWNLALIRMPQAWALERSAPVMVAVLDTGFVRSAELGARAVNGYDFVTDAGRAGDGSGRDADASAVGTFAYHGEVIANLIGAAHDGRGMAGINPAARIVHVRVADTEGTITVPDLVDGLKWAAGIPVPGAPANPNPAKLLNLSLFADFIPLTGCDARVQAAVDAVTARGALVIAGAANDGQDAGGYSPAGCRNVLTVTSVSEAGQRPAYANWGRSVALAAPGGDPARGIPTVSVSGPGGQRAPNGTSFAAPHATGVASLLLGVRPKLSPALLRSYLTGSATPFPGGRCDPQPGHTCGAGTLNAEGALKRALASSLGK from the coding sequence ATGATCCGCCGTCACCTGCCTCACGCGCTGCTGGGAGGCCTGCTGCTGGGCTCCGCCCTGGCCGCCACGTCCATTCCCAGCCTGCCCCCCTCGCCCGGCTTGCCTGCCCCCGTGTCCCCGGCGCCGCTGGAGGAGATTCCCCCCCTCTCGCCCCTGACCCCGGCGCCGCGCCCGGTCACGCCCGCGCCCCCCACCGTTCAGGCGGTGACGCCCGGCGATCCGCTGTTCCCGCAGCAGTGGAACCTCGCGCTGATCCGTATGCCGCAGGCGTGGGCGCTGGAACGCAGCGCGCCCGTGATGGTCGCCGTGCTGGACACAGGATTCGTGCGCAGCGCGGAACTGGGCGCGCGGGCCGTGAACGGCTACGACTTCGTCACGGACGCCGGGCGTGCCGGGGACGGCAGCGGGCGGGACGCGGACGCCAGCGCCGTCGGGACCTTCGCGTACCACGGCGAGGTGATCGCGAACCTGATCGGCGCGGCGCACGACGGGCGCGGCATGGCGGGCATCAACCCGGCGGCGAGGATCGTGCACGTGCGCGTGGCCGACACCGAGGGCACCATCACCGTGCCGGACCTCGTGGATGGCCTGAAGTGGGCGGCCGGGATTCCCGTGCCGGGCGCGCCCGCCAACCCGAACCCAGCGAAACTGCTGAACCTGAGCCTGTTCGCGGACTTCATTCCGCTGACCGGCTGCGACGCGCGCGTGCAGGCTGCCGTGGACGCCGTCACCGCGCGGGGCGCGCTGGTCATCGCGGGGGCTGCCAACGACGGCCAGGACGCCGGTGGGTACTCCCCTGCGGGGTGCCGGAACGTCCTGACCGTCACCAGCGTCAGCGAGGCTGGTCAGCGGCCCGCGTACGCGAACTGGGGCCGCAGCGTCGCCCTGGCCGCGCCCGGCGGCGACCCTGCGCGCGGCATTCCCACCGTCAGCGTCAGCGGACCCGGCGGGCAGCGCGCCCCGAACGGCACGAGTTTCGCCGCGCCGCACGCGACCGGCGTCGCCAGTCTGCTGCTGGGCGTCCGGCCGAAACTCAGCCCGGCGCTGCTGCGCTCGTACCTGACGGGCAGCGCCACGCCCTTCCCCGGCGGGCGCTGTGATCCGCAGCCGGGCCACACCTGCGGCGCGGGCACCCTGAACGCCGAAGGCGCCCTGAAACGTGCCCTGGCCTCCAGCCTCGGGAAATGA
- a CDS encoding DUF4384 domain-containing protein has translation MKKPALLLALTASILGAATPALAAPKLSAQSIIVNPVPTDLSVKVWVDRDTSGDRTPVYRVGDRISIGTTVNEDAYVYLFNINPDGTTDQILPNRLSGSAYVRAGQTRTFPAQGDNFVFNISGPRGINKVLVIASRTPLDLDQLSSYRQGETFATVQPRTQAGFAQALSIVVNPVEQPVPQQNWTSDTVRYSVGR, from the coding sequence ATGAAGAAGCCCGCCCTGCTGCTCGCCCTGACCGCTTCCATCCTCGGTGCCGCCACCCCCGCCCTTGCCGCGCCCAAGCTGAGCGCGCAGAGCATCATCGTGAACCCCGTCCCCACCGACCTGAGCGTGAAGGTCTGGGTGGACCGCGACACCAGCGGCGACCGCACCCCCGTGTACCGCGTCGGCGACCGCATCAGCATCGGCACCACCGTGAACGAGGACGCGTACGTGTACCTGTTCAACATCAACCCCGACGGCACCACCGACCAGATCCTCCCCAACCGCCTGAGCGGCAGCGCCTACGTCCGCGCCGGGCAGACCCGCACCTTCCCGGCCCAGGGGGACAACTTCGTGTTCAACATCAGCGGCCCGCGCGGCATCAACAAGGTCCTCGTGATCGCCAGCCGCACCCCGCTCGACCTCGACCAGCTCAGCAGCTACCGCCAGGGCGAGACCTTCGCCACCGTGCAGCCCAGGACCCAGGCGGGCTTCGCGCAGGCGCTGAGCATCGTCGTGAACCCCGTCGAGCAGCCTGTGCCCCAGCAGAACTGGACGAGCGACACCGTCCGCTACAGCGTCGGCCGCTAA
- a CDS encoding nitrilase-related carbon-nitrogen hydrolase codes for MTAPTPQPPRHVRAVAVQPHWSARDFTTPEAFRRWMRAQLDMARPHLKPGGVNLVVLTELNGLPLVLRGGGWALRLQTFERVALALFLARLPRALPVLLRERVSPIRALQLAGIDANTELYLHTCRDLAREYGVYLCCGSAPMPRYARHGNTLRRAPGVLTNQTVLLDPHGDLIGVTDKVHLTPDEEAGGVDLTPGHLNDLRVFPTPAGDLGVAISLDAFRADVIGSLAAQGCTVLLQPDANGSPWTAKEGLPPDPAHLRDQPVAWLDSSWQVTAQRQIPYAVNPMVVGNLLDLTFDGQSGITGPAEEAPGLRSYVLTDPRPGFLALTPWVTDGTPDELRQAGLDRAAHSGHPLENRYREDTLHADLTLPPATRPAPPHTPHEDALQALLRGEARAPHPGRWALAALPLLALPLLTWLRRRP; via the coding sequence ATGACTGCCCCCACCCCGCAGCCCCCGAGGCACGTCCGCGCGGTCGCCGTGCAACCCCACTGGAGTGCGCGCGACTTCACGACCCCCGAGGCGTTCCGCCGCTGGATGCGCGCCCAGCTGGACATGGCCCGCCCGCACCTGAAGCCGGGCGGCGTGAACCTCGTCGTGCTGACCGAACTGAACGGCCTGCCGCTCGTGCTGCGCGGCGGCGGGTGGGCGCTGCGCCTGCAGACCTTCGAGCGGGTGGCGCTGGCGCTGTTCCTCGCGCGGCTGCCGCGCGCCCTGCCGGTCCTGCTGCGCGAGCGGGTGTCGCCCATCCGCGCGCTGCAACTGGCGGGCATCGACGCGAACACCGAACTGTACCTGCACACCTGCCGGGACCTGGCCCGCGAGTACGGCGTGTACCTCTGCTGCGGCAGCGCGCCCATGCCCCGCTATGCGCGCCACGGGAACACCCTGCGCCGCGCGCCCGGCGTCCTGACGAACCAGACCGTCCTGCTCGACCCACACGGGGACCTGATCGGCGTGACCGACAAGGTGCACCTCACGCCCGACGAGGAGGCCGGAGGTGTGGACCTCACTCCCGGCCACCTCAATGACCTGCGGGTGTTTCCCACGCCCGCCGGGGACCTGGGCGTCGCCATCAGCCTCGACGCATTCCGCGCGGACGTCATCGGGTCACTCGCCGCGCAGGGCTGCACCGTCCTGCTGCAACCCGACGCGAACGGCTCCCCCTGGACGGCCAAGGAGGGCCTCCCACCCGACCCCGCGCACCTGCGCGACCAGCCCGTCGCGTGGCTGGACAGCAGCTGGCAGGTCACCGCCCAGCGCCAGATCCCGTACGCCGTGAACCCCATGGTCGTCGGGAACCTCCTCGACCTGACCTTCGACGGGCAGAGCGGCATCACCGGCCCCGCCGAGGAAGCCCCCGGCCTACGCAGCTACGTCCTGACCGACCCGCGCCCCGGCTTCCTGGCCCTGACCCCCTGGGTCACGGACGGCACCCCCGACGAACTGCGGCAGGCCGGACTGGACCGCGCCGCGCACAGCGGCCACCCCCTGGAAAACCGGTACCGCGAGGACACCCTGCACGCCGACCTGACCCTCCCGCCCGCCACCCGCCCCGCGCCGCCCCACACCCCGCACGAGGACGCCCTGCAAGCCCTACTGCGCGGCGAGGCCCGCGCCCCCCACCCCGGCCGCTGGGCACTGGCCGCGCTGCCCCTGCTGGCCCTGCCCCTCCTCACGTGGTTGCGCCGCCGCCCCTGA
- a CDS encoding DUF4357 domain-containing protein, with product MSSRTDAVQEAVTHIQAWLAHAPPPGEAIVRQAVVLRLLHAAGFDIWNPAEVVPEETNGAGHRADFLIRAGSGTFALELKGMTVTLGPRDYQQVVTYAASEKTPWAVLTNGRVWAVLDRLHQPGGTFEEHEVLRLELGREPQPFADDFALLFDPAVWRADGARAAVARVQAQQQRRLDEARILREKTPVVADVQRQFGIASFALAAQAAAEMNRVIRIPFVSLTDRNSTDLLTPRLEPASLPLAPLGLKDCANLSTGVRITQQERDVLLGAQTPAGSAEAAGGVRFTFRALGCAAQALYLPGGTWRLLAGSQCAARRRDEPGWQKFMARRDAWVADGTLRPLDDARLELTRDLDLKSASEAAAMVCVRPVNGWDAWKDAQGRPAQHWR from the coding sequence ATGTCCAGCCGTACCGACGCCGTTCAGGAGGCCGTCACGCACATCCAGGCGTGGCTGGCCCACGCTCCCCCGCCCGGCGAGGCGATCGTGCGGCAGGCCGTCGTGCTGCGGCTGCTGCACGCGGCGGGGTTCGACATCTGGAACCCGGCGGAGGTCGTGCCGGAGGAGACGAACGGCGCCGGGCACCGCGCGGACTTCCTGATCCGGGCGGGCAGCGGCACGTTCGCGCTGGAACTCAAGGGCATGACCGTCACGCTGGGCCCGCGGGACTACCAGCAGGTCGTCACGTACGCCGCCAGCGAGAAGACCCCCTGGGCGGTCCTCACGAACGGGCGGGTGTGGGCCGTGCTGGACCGCCTGCACCAGCCGGGCGGGACCTTCGAGGAACACGAGGTGCTGCGTCTGGAACTGGGCCGCGAGCCGCAACCGTTCGCGGATGATTTCGCGCTGCTGTTCGACCCGGCCGTGTGGCGTGCCGATGGGGCGCGGGCGGCGGTGGCGCGCGTGCAGGCGCAGCAGCAGCGCCGCCTGGACGAGGCGCGCATCCTGCGCGAGAAGACCCCGGTCGTGGCGGACGTGCAGCGGCAGTTCGGGATCGCGTCCTTCGCGCTGGCGGCGCAGGCGGCCGCCGAGATGAACCGCGTCATACGGATTCCGTTTGTTTCGTTAACAGATCGGAACTCCACCGATCTGTTAACTCCACGTCTGGAACCCGCTTCTCTCCCGCTCGCTCCGCTCGGGTTGAAAGATTGTGCAAACCTTTCAACCGGAGTCCGTATCACGCAGCAGGAACGGGACGTGCTGCTGGGCGCACAGACCCCTGCAGGCAGCGCAGAGGCGGCCGGGGGTGTGCGCTTCACGTTCCGCGCGCTGGGCTGCGCGGCGCAGGCCCTCTACCTGCCGGGCGGGACGTGGCGGCTGCTGGCGGGCAGTCAGTGTGCGGCGCGCCGCCGGGACGAGCCGGGCTGGCAGAAGTTCATGGCGCGGCGGGACGCCTGGGTGGCCGACGGAACGCTGCGCCCCCTGGACGACGCCCGGCTGGAACTCACCCGCGACCTGGACCTGAAATCCGCCTCGGAGGCCGCCGCGATGGTCTGCGTGCGGCCCGTGAACGGCTGGGACGCCTGGAAGGACGCGCAGGGCCGCCCGGCGCAGCACTGGCGCTGA
- a CDS encoding DUF4279 domain-containing protein, producing the protein MPAPHPTAEQAALAELRSPTCATTIQFFAPHVLESTDGEPRVHGVLLDGDVQQVHFRPQGEDYFLVVMVRSTPDGWDILGARASARARVALSIVSETLSAEDITRATGLDPTDAWSVGDEWTRPGFSPSRRTFTRWTLCPEGDRPGEFEDKLTRLLDLTQEAAPRIRTLADTCDVSVTVGYRGYAEQMWGIPIEREDLSRLAALGAGLDIDLYAGGPALAEVP; encoded by the coding sequence ATGCCCGCACCCCACCCGACCGCCGAGCAGGCCGCCCTCGCAGAACTCCGCTCACCGACCTGCGCCACCACCATCCAGTTTTTTGCTCCGCACGTTCTCGAATCCACCGACGGCGAACCACGCGTTCACGGCGTCCTGCTGGACGGTGACGTGCAGCAGGTGCACTTCAGGCCGCAGGGCGAGGACTATTTCCTCGTGGTCATGGTGCGCTCCACACCGGACGGCTGGGACATCCTGGGCGCGCGAGCTTCAGCGCGAGCGCGGGTGGCGTTGTCCATCGTCAGCGAGACCCTCAGCGCCGAAGACATCACCCGTGCCACCGGTCTGGACCCCACGGATGCCTGGAGCGTCGGGGACGAATGGACACGACCCGGCTTCAGCCCATCACGCCGGACGTTCACCCGCTGGACCCTCTGCCCCGAAGGTGACCGCCCCGGCGAGTTCGAGGACAAGCTGACCCGCCTGCTGGATCTGACGCAGGAGGCCGCGCCGCGCATCCGGACACTGGCTGATACCTGTGACGTCAGCGTGACGGTCGGGTACCGCGGTTACGCGGAACAGATGTGGGGCATACCGATCGAGCGGGAGGACCTGAGCCGACTGGCGGCGCTCGGCGCGGGCCTGGACATCGACCTGTACGCCGGTGGTCCAGCCCTGGCCGAGGTGCCCTGA
- a CDS encoding DEAD/DEAH box helicase: MLPARSPFARLEGFLRDTLGSGATRLHEEWPQDARTVAASGLGWSDAVTRGFGFPEVFAHQARTYELMRDGRHVIITTPTASGKTGAFFPGVFDRLERDPRATALFVYPLVALGQDQRDKLLAFRERGGFPWEVAAFQGSAQGSVVFRPGVRMVTATPDKLHWSLTQPGVREFLRNLSFLVLDEAHTYRGGFGSEVAGMLRRLLALARALGADPQVILSTATIGNPAEFARELTGVDAVEVSESGAARHGKRFVLADHRGQPRRFWNAVMDASERYDLKVLAFFRGRSRAARLYSTYRAQPQYARRAHLYMAGTSDREGRLSEFRRARSGVMFATNALEAGVDIGDLEVVIIDGYPGSRMAFRQMAGRAGRIAPGLVLYLPALNEQGVPQPADAFYSNAGNFLELLTGPIEKAVVEAHNPYLSPRHAARANDEFHAAGLPEPHEAQPSPRYWNLRGEGSLKFAVVEAAEWERHGARALDAPLESPSQHYALTEKHEGAVFTLDGQGYKVLRWEEHPAGTAILVEKHDAANLFTRGLYAIEVTPARMGEWERRGPLAFRHGEVVIRRRYTGYQMLRQVFERVCVGCDREPGETERSCARCGGRIQDRMQDHKLSEHLYEQPTELPPFRTSALEVGVDPRATERPTAVAHTLKHLLQKVTPERVACDENDLAGAFREGRDTYFFLYDDWLGGLGVARRAFEHMDDLLQRALDLTSKACCQQAQGCFECIAVSRCFSPTLPSGERRPTDKLATRAFLQSVPGLTVRPAEVPVPDTDDLPPTRPDSAPLPDVPALPPSWPTQARELLDLHGLSLPEVSARLGIPSRELQRAVSTTQPLRLRHPKFGEGVFMQGFHQGERREVLLYFPGVGQKRLLLKFAGLTVIEAAPTPVS; encoded by the coding sequence ATGCTGCCCGCCCGCTCTCCCTTCGCCCGTCTGGAGGGCTTCCTGCGGGACACGCTGGGGAGCGGGGCGACGCGCCTGCACGAGGAGTGGCCGCAGGACGCGCGGACGGTGGCGGCGTCGGGGCTGGGCTGGAGCGACGCGGTCACGCGGGGCTTCGGCTTCCCGGAGGTGTTCGCGCATCAGGCGCGCACGTACGAGCTGATGCGGGACGGGCGGCACGTGATCATCACGACGCCCACCGCGAGCGGCAAGACGGGCGCGTTCTTCCCCGGCGTGTTCGACCGGCTGGAACGCGACCCGCGCGCGACGGCGCTGTTCGTGTACCCGCTCGTGGCGCTGGGGCAGGATCAGCGGGACAAGCTGCTGGCCTTCCGCGAGCGCGGGGGATTCCCGTGGGAGGTGGCGGCGTTCCAGGGCAGCGCGCAGGGGTCGGTGGTGTTCCGGCCCGGCGTGCGGATGGTGACGGCCACGCCGGACAAGCTGCACTGGTCGCTGACGCAGCCGGGCGTGCGGGAGTTCCTGCGCAACCTCTCGTTTCTGGTGCTGGACGAGGCGCACACGTACCGGGGTGGGTTCGGGAGCGAGGTGGCGGGCATGCTGCGCCGCCTGCTGGCGCTGGCGCGGGCGCTGGGCGCGGACCCGCAGGTGATCCTGAGCACCGCGACCATCGGGAACCCGGCGGAGTTCGCGCGGGAACTGACGGGCGTGGACGCCGTGGAGGTCAGCGAGTCCGGCGCGGCGCGGCACGGCAAGCGGTTCGTGCTGGCGGATCACAGGGGGCAGCCGAGGCGCTTCTGGAACGCGGTGATGGACGCCAGCGAGCGGTACGACCTGAAGGTGCTGGCGTTTTTCCGGGGGCGGTCGCGGGCGGCGCGCCTGTACTCCACGTACCGGGCGCAGCCGCAGTACGCGCGCCGGGCGCACCTGTACATGGCGGGCACGAGTGACCGCGAGGGTCGCCTGTCGGAGTTCCGCCGCGCCAGGAGCGGGGTGATGTTCGCCACGAACGCGCTGGAGGCCGGGGTGGACATCGGGGATCTGGAGGTCGTGATCATCGACGGGTACCCGGGAAGCCGCATGGCGTTCCGGCAGATGGCGGGGCGGGCGGGGCGGATCGCGCCGGGGCTGGTGCTGTACCTCCCGGCGCTGAACGAGCAGGGCGTGCCGCAACCGGCGGACGCGTTCTACAGCAACGCGGGGAACTTCCTGGAACTGCTGACCGGCCCGATCGAGAAGGCGGTCGTGGAGGCGCACAACCCGTACCTGTCGCCCCGGCACGCGGCCCGCGCGAACGACGAGTTCCACGCCGCCGGACTGCCGGAACCGCACGAGGCGCAGCCCAGCCCGCGCTACTGGAACCTGCGCGGCGAGGGCAGCCTGAAGTTCGCGGTGGTCGAGGCCGCCGAGTGGGAACGGCACGGCGCGCGGGCACTGGACGCCCCGCTGGAGAGCCCCAGTCAGCACTACGCCCTGACCGAGAAGCACGAGGGCGCGGTGTTCACCCTGGACGGGCAGGGGTACAAGGTGCTGCGCTGGGAGGAGCACCCGGCGGGCACGGCGATCCTGGTCGAGAAGCACGACGCCGCGAACCTGTTCACGCGCGGTCTGTACGCCATCGAGGTCACCCCGGCCCGCATGGGCGAGTGGGAGCGGCGCGGCCCGCTGGCGTTCCGGCACGGCGAGGTCGTCATCCGGCGGCGCTACACCGGGTACCAGATGCTCCGGCAGGTGTTCGAGCGGGTCTGCGTCGGCTGCGACCGCGAACCCGGCGAGACCGAGCGCAGCTGCGCCCGCTGCGGGGGCCGCATCCAGGACCGCATGCAGGACCACAAGCTCTCCGAGCACCTGTACGAGCAGCCCACCGAACTGCCGCCCTTCCGCACGAGTGCGCTGGAGGTCGGCGTGGACCCGCGCGCCACCGAGCGGCCCACCGCCGTGGCGCACACCCTCAAGCACCTGCTGCAGAAGGTCACGCCCGAACGCGTGGCCTGCGACGAGAACGACCTGGCGGGCGCGTTCCGCGAGGGGCGCGACACGTACTTCTTCCTGTACGACGACTGGCTGGGCGGCCTGGGCGTGGCCCGGCGGGCGTTCGAGCACATGGACGACCTGCTGCAGCGGGCGCTGGACCTGACGAGCAAGGCGTGCTGTCAGCAGGCGCAGGGGTGTTTCGAGTGCATCGCGGTCAGCCGCTGCTTCTCGCCCACGCTGCCCAGCGGCGAGCGGCGCCCCACCGACAAGCTCGCCACCCGCGCGTTCCTCCAGAGCGTCCCGGGCCTGACCGTCCGCCCCGCCGAGGTCCCGGTGCCCGATACGGACGACCTCCCGCCCACGCGACCGGACAGCGCGCCGCTGCCGGACGTTCCGGCGCTGCCGCCCAGCTGGCCCACGCAGGCGCGCGAACTGCTGGACCTGCACGGCCTGTCCCTGCCGGAGGTCAGCGCCCGCCTGGGCATCCCCAGCCGCGAGTTGCAGCGCGCCGTGAGTACCACCCAGCCGCTGCGGCTGCGGCACCCGAAGTTCGGCGAGGGCGTGTTCATGCAGGGCTTCCATCAGGGCGAGCGGCGCGAGGTGCTGCTGTACTTCCCCGGTGTGGGCCAGAAGCGGCTGCTGCTGAAGTTCGCGGGCCTGACCGTCATCGAGGCGGCGCCCACACCCGTATCTTGA
- a CDS encoding 5-oxoprolinase subunit B family protein, translating to MPAPSGPDLPTFEWLGDAALNVRTPLARELYASLRAHPLPGVQEAVPALDLLTLLLDAPTAGEAVQETVAARLATLTPAPGGSGRRVVVPVTFGGPDLDWCAAHAGLDRAAFVAALCAAQLEVAFLGFTPGFAFLTGLPEPLRMPRLDAPRERVPAGSVALGGPWAGVYPRETPGGWRLVGRTAMNFFDLSRAAPVPWQPGDRVQFEARA from the coding sequence ATGCCTGCACCCTCCGGCCCGGACCTGCCGACCTTCGAGTGGCTGGGGGACGCCGCGCTGAACGTCCGCACGCCCCTGGCCCGCGAACTGTACGCCAGCCTGCGCGCCCACCCACTGCCGGGCGTGCAGGAGGCGGTGCCCGCGCTGGACCTGCTGACCCTGCTGCTGGACGCCCCCACGGCGGGCGAGGCGGTGCAGGAGACCGTGGCGGCCCGACTGGCGACCCTGACCCCGGCGCCGGGCGGGTCCGGGCGGCGGGTGGTGGTGCCCGTGACCTTCGGCGGCCCGGACCTGGACTGGTGCGCGGCGCACGCGGGCCTGGACCGCGCGGCCTTCGTGGCGGCGCTGTGCGCGGCGCAGCTGGAGGTGGCGTTCCTGGGCTTCACGCCGGGCTTCGCGTTCCTGACCGGCCTGCCCGAGCCGCTGCGGATGCCACGCCTGGACGCCCCGCGCGAGCGGGTCCCGGCGGGCAGCGTCGCGCTGGGCGGCCCGTGGGCGGGCGTGTACCCGCGTGAGACGCCGGGCGGCTGGCGGCTGGTGGGCCGCACCGCCATGAATTTCTTCGACCTGTCCCGCGCGGCCCCGGTGCCGTGGCAGCCCGGTGACCGCGTGCAGTTCGAGGCGCGCGCGTGA
- a CDS encoding sensor histidine kinase, giving the protein MTTPEPPTVFVVTSQEARAHALRAHLPRVNVVHAPHAEFLMRESHVTIPDVALLYTDTHGVPLHQVLPMLRQRAELGGTHWLAVGSQGLGEMLGAGADALISDVTPPEALALQVRALLGRAQQFRDTLGRVATLQRRMDTWEHEERVRDQLVHMLVHDLKNPIAAVMGLLEIVQDDPRVPEDNRELLKVARDETQHLLHLTVNMLDVRKIQAGKMNLKRELMFTPMFREVVDLARGDVGSGLRDRHIRVEVEPDLSPASVDPEILRRVLANLISNALKHTTTGGLILVVVKGTPDAVQVTVRDDGEGIPADDIPNLFAAFEQSRLTLHGRFDTGMGLAFCKLAVEEHGGQIWVESERGKGATFYFTLPLAQDAEDDDFVELV; this is encoded by the coding sequence ATGACGACTCCCGAACCGCCCACCGTGTTTGTCGTGACGTCCCAGGAAGCCCGCGCGCACGCGCTGCGGGCCCACCTGCCGCGCGTGAACGTCGTCCACGCCCCCCACGCCGAATTCCTGATGCGCGAATCGCACGTCACCATCCCCGACGTCGCCCTGCTGTACACCGACACCCACGGCGTGCCCCTGCACCAGGTGCTGCCCATGCTCCGCCAGCGCGCCGAACTGGGCGGCACCCACTGGCTCGCCGTCGGCTCCCAGGGCCTGGGCGAGATGCTCGGCGCGGGCGCCGACGCCCTGATCAGCGACGTCACGCCCCCCGAAGCCCTCGCGCTGCAGGTCCGCGCGCTGCTGGGCCGCGCGCAACAGTTCCGTGACACGCTGGGCCGCGTCGCCACCCTGCAGCGCCGCATGGACACCTGGGAGCACGAGGAACGCGTCCGCGACCAGCTGGTCCACATGCTCGTCCACGACCTGAAAAACCCCATCGCGGCCGTCATGGGCCTGCTGGAGATCGTGCAGGACGACCCCCGCGTGCCCGAGGACAACCGCGAACTGCTCAAGGTCGCCCGCGACGAGACCCAGCACCTGCTGCACCTCACCGTGAACATGCTCGACGTCCGCAAGATCCAGGCGGGCAAGATGAACCTGAAACGCGAACTGATGTTCACTCCAATGTTCCGTGAGGTCGTCGACCTCGCCCGCGGGGACGTCGGCAGCGGCCTGCGCGACCGCCACATCCGCGTCGAGGTCGAACCCGACCTGAGCCCCGCCAGCGTCGACCCGGAAATCCTGCGCCGCGTCCTGGCGAACCTGATCAGCAACGCCCTGAAACACACCACCACCGGCGGCCTGATCCTCGTCGTCGTCAAGGGCACCCCCGACGCCGTGCAGGTCACCGTCCGCGACGACGGCGAAGGCATCCCCGCCGACGACATCCCCAACCTGTTCGCCGCGTTCGAACAGTCCCGCCTGACCCTGCATGGCCGCTTCGACACCGGCATGGGCCTCGCGTTCTGCAAACTGGCCGTCGAGGAACACGGCGGGCAGATCTGGGTCGAATCCGAACGCGGCAAGGGCGCCACCTTCTACTTCACGCTCCCGCTGGCGCAGGACGCCGAGGACGACGACTTCGTCGAACTGGTGTAA